In one window of Pristiophorus japonicus isolate sPriJap1 chromosome 9, sPriJap1.hap1, whole genome shotgun sequence DNA:
- the LOC139273183 gene encoding centriole, cilia and spindle-associated protein-like isoform X1, producing MVSKRMKTEYMKKFKGPKWDTYSSCYTDLVQYRNTRRLLEQAHIPWVWTGWDSSSSSSSGSGASTPRVQERGEGCTPASQLAAPQEPRELPHRQIEPPPTERSRIEPPPTERSRIEPPPTERSRIEPPPTERSRIEPPPTERSTEKEIILEANQKDKNDERTKGELCVQPVLDYRRVKSASQEKSRRAPQSTIMPQAATKETKPPFAMYGWAKMEAKVGCKKTYNVGASALRGQIYESAVRAQDRRQVQRTMRVAQRRHRGTEPSSTRSADPQCKSSPGHRASEHSQGQVLKPAGPEDPWLSEYMRCYSTRSL from the exons ATGGTATCAAAAAGGATGAAGACGGAGTACATGAAGAAATTTAAAGGGCCGAAATGGGATACTTACAGCAGCTGCTACACTGACCTGGTGCAATACCGCAACACGCGCCGGCTGCTGGAGCAAGCCCACATCCCCTGGGTGTGGACCGGCTGGGACAGTAGCTCCAGTTCCAGCTCCGGCAGCGGCGCGTCTACCCCGAGAGTGCAGGAGCGGGGAGAGGGGTGTACCCCAGCGAGCCAGCTGGCCGCGCCCCAGGAACCCAGGGAACTTCCCCACCGTCAGATCGAGCCTCCGCCAACCGAACGCTCCAGGATCGAGCCTCCGCCAACCGAACGCTCCAGGATCGAGCCTCCGCCAACCGAACGCTCCAGGATCGAGCCTCCGCCAACCGAACGTTCCAGGATCGAGCCTCCGCCAACTGAACGTTCCACAG agaaggAAATAATTCTTGAGGCAAATCAAAAAGATAAAAATGACGAACGAACAAAGGGTGAATTGTGCGTTCAACCCGTTCTAGATTATCGTCGTGTTAAGAGTGCGAGTCAAGAAAAATCACGAAGAGCTCCTCAATCGACAATAATGCCACAAGCTGCCACAAAAGAAACCAAACCTCCGTTTGCAATGTATGGCTGGGCAAAGATGGAGGCGAAGGTGGGCTGTAAAAAGACGTACAACGTCGGTGCTTCCGCTTTGAGAGGACAG ATTTACGAATCTGCAGTCCGTGCCCAGGACAGACGGCAGGTGCAGAGAACGATGCGCGTGGCTCAGAGACGGCACCGGGGCACAGAGCCATCGAGTACCCGCTCAGCTGACCCCCAGTGTAAATCTTCCCCGggacacagagcttctgagcactcACAAGGTCAAGTGTTGAAACCTGCCGGGCCAGAGGATCCTTGGCTGTCTGAATACATGAGATGTTACTCAACACGATCCCTCTGA